Proteins encoded by one window of Mycolicibacterium cosmeticum:
- a CDS encoding GntR family transcriptional regulator, which translates to MLVHEQAQQALRRLTEELAERGEHRLPTERALAERLGMSRTTVRRALDLLEREHRIRRVKGRAGGAYLTDVTQREASPQAARPFCQSHSIVRSLNTVKGIPEILHDQGFRDGTTVIRAGLVAAPAPVGSILGVADGEAVVSLLRLRHADGETLSLEQMYLRPELAGVLRTGMTSVYRTLRTQFGVEICVADESIEVASVSSAEGKLLGRPAGTPVLKLERRGFDQRGRAIEYSVDLFRADRTRLHVRTQSPVTAQAM; encoded by the coding sequence ATGCTCGTGCACGAGCAAGCGCAGCAGGCCCTGCGTCGGCTGACCGAGGAACTCGCCGAGCGCGGCGAGCACCGGTTGCCGACCGAACGCGCGCTGGCCGAACGCCTGGGAATGTCGCGGACCACGGTGCGCCGGGCACTCGATCTGCTCGAACGCGAGCACCGGATTCGCCGGGTCAAGGGCCGCGCCGGCGGCGCCTACCTGACCGACGTCACCCAACGCGAGGCGTCACCGCAGGCGGCCCGGCCGTTCTGCCAGTCCCACAGCATCGTGCGCAGCTTGAACACCGTGAAGGGAATCCCGGAGATCCTGCACGATCAGGGCTTCCGGGACGGCACCACCGTCATCCGGGCCGGACTGGTGGCCGCGCCGGCGCCGGTCGGTTCGATCCTCGGGGTCGCCGACGGCGAGGCGGTGGTGTCGCTGCTGCGGTTGCGGCATGCCGACGGGGAGACCCTCTCCCTGGAGCAGATGTACCTGCGGCCCGAGTTGGCCGGCGTGTTGCGCACCGGGATGACCTCGGTTTACCGCACCTTGCGCACCCAGTTCGGGGTGGAGATCTGTGTCGCCGACGAGTCGATCGAGGTGGCCAGCGTCTCCAGTGCGGAAGGGAAGTTGCTCGGGCGGCCCGCTGGCACGCCGGTCCTGAAACTGGAACGCCGGGGTTTTGACCAGCGCGGCCGGGCAATCGAGTATTCCGTCGACCTGTTCCGCGCCGACCGCACCCGCCTGCACGTGCGGACGCAATCTCCGGTGACCGCGCAGGCGATGTGA
- a CDS encoding group I truncated hemoglobin, with amino-acid sequence MSIYEQIGGAPAIEAVVADFYVRVLADDELAGFFTGTNMARLKGKQAEFFAAALGGPEPYTGAPMRQVHQGRGITLHHFNLVAGHLSDSLSAAGVPDELVAQIIAAVAPLADEIATARSA; translated from the coding sequence ATGAGCATCTACGAGCAGATCGGCGGCGCCCCCGCCATCGAAGCGGTGGTGGCGGACTTCTACGTTCGCGTGCTCGCCGACGACGAACTGGCCGGGTTTTTCACCGGCACCAACATGGCGCGGCTGAAGGGTAAGCAGGCCGAATTCTTCGCCGCCGCACTCGGCGGACCGGAACCCTACACCGGCGCCCCGATGCGGCAGGTCCATCAAGGCCGGGGCATCACCTTGCATCATTTCAATCTGGTCGCCGGGCACCTGTCCGACAGCCTGTCGGCCGCCGGGGTGCCCGATGAGTTGGTGGCCCAGATCATCGCCGCCGTTGCGCCGCTGGCCGACGAGATCGCCACCGCGCGGAGCGCGTGA
- a CDS encoding TetR/AcrR family transcriptional regulator, with amino-acid sequence MELRSREASGQRRGRWSGVPLADRQALRRTELIAAGIELLGGPQGPSLTVRAVCRAAALTERYFYESFGDRDEFVRAVYDEVCTTAMSTLASATTPREAVERFVALMVDDPTRGRVLLLAPEREPVLTKSGADWMPSFIGLLHSRLRHVSDPARQEMIATGLVGALTALFTGYLNGRLSATRGQFIEYCSDLVLHQAREQEESPLTTGQAC; translated from the coding sequence ATGGAGCTTAGGAGCCGAGAGGCATCCGGTCAACGACGCGGCCGATGGTCGGGTGTCCCCCTGGCCGATCGCCAGGCATTGCGGCGCACGGAGTTGATCGCGGCCGGCATCGAGCTGCTCGGCGGTCCGCAGGGCCCGAGCCTGACCGTCCGCGCGGTATGCCGGGCGGCCGCGTTGACCGAACGCTACTTCTACGAAAGTTTCGGTGACAGAGACGAATTCGTGCGCGCCGTGTACGACGAGGTGTGTACGACGGCGATGTCCACGCTGGCGTCGGCGACCACACCGCGGGAGGCGGTGGAACGCTTCGTCGCCCTGATGGTCGACGATCCCACGCGCGGACGGGTGCTACTGCTGGCACCGGAGCGCGAACCGGTGCTCACCAAGTCGGGTGCCGACTGGATGCCGTCGTTCATCGGCCTGCTGCACAGCAGGCTGCGCCACGTGAGCGATCCCGCCCGCCAGGAGATGATCGCCACCGGCCTGGTGGGCGCGCTGACGGCACTGTTCACCGGCTATCTCAACGGACGGCTGAGCGCGACGCGGGGACAGTTCATCGAGTACTGCAGTGACCTGGTGTTACACCAGGCCCGGGAACAGGAAGAGAGCCCGCTG
- a CDS encoding acyl-CoA thioesterase — translation MDEAPTLSQFSLHAYDKLRYADTDRQGHVNNSVFSTALETGRVELLYAADGGIVEPNKSFVIARLELDFRGELTWPGEVAIGTSVESVGRTSFTLAQALFQRDRCVASARTVIVQVDDETRRATPLSAVAVAHLVDLQP, via the coding sequence ATGGACGAAGCCCCGACGCTGTCACAGTTTTCCTTGCATGCCTACGACAAGTTGCGTTACGCAGATACCGATCGGCAAGGGCACGTCAACAATTCGGTCTTTTCGACGGCGCTGGAAACCGGTCGCGTCGAACTTCTTTACGCTGCTGACGGTGGCATCGTCGAACCAAACAAGTCCTTTGTTATCGCCCGTCTGGAGCTGGACTTTCGCGGGGAGTTGACCTGGCCCGGCGAGGTCGCTATCGGCACGAGCGTTGAGTCGGTCGGCCGCACCTCATTCACCCTGGCGCAAGCTCTCTTTCAACGAGACCGATGTGTAGCCTCCGCCCGTACAGTCATCGTGCAAGTCGACGACGAGACGCGCCGCGCGACACCCCTGAGTGCGGTCGCAGTCGCACACCTCGTAGATCTCCAACCGTGA
- a CDS encoding oxygenase MpaB family protein, whose product MSQSCPAAEDEMPAAGCPVTSGGYDAPPIPLGPDSLTWKYFGQWTGLFQGTWAGSMQNMHPQLGAAVQQHSIFFMERIPRLLRSIYPIGGVVFDGERAPQTGAEVRDYHIGIKGVDEQGRRYSALNPDVFYWAHATFFKSTLLAAEKFGGGLTEADKRQLFDEHVTWYRMYGMSMRPVPKSWEEFQAYWDHMCRNVLENNWAAREVMDLSTMPKHPSLQWVPDRLWALNLKVMQRFLTFMTVALYDPPVRELMGYTWSPRQQWWHDRLCSVITLVSKYGPKRRLMHPRKRSAMDRATGRLPADAPLVHTPARNLPPVEYRDSPNFYCPNVG is encoded by the coding sequence ATGTCGCAGTCATGCCCGGCGGCCGAGGACGAGATGCCGGCCGCAGGATGCCCGGTGACGTCCGGCGGGTACGACGCACCGCCGATCCCGCTCGGCCCGGACTCGCTGACCTGGAAGTACTTCGGTCAGTGGACGGGGTTGTTCCAGGGCACCTGGGCGGGCTCGATGCAGAACATGCATCCCCAGCTGGGCGCGGCGGTGCAGCAGCACTCGATCTTCTTCATGGAGCGGATCCCACGGCTGCTGCGGTCCATCTACCCGATCGGCGGCGTCGTGTTCGACGGTGAGCGGGCGCCGCAGACCGGTGCCGAGGTGCGCGACTATCACATCGGCATCAAAGGGGTCGACGAGCAGGGGCGGCGGTACAGCGCGCTGAATCCCGACGTCTTCTACTGGGCGCACGCCACCTTCTTCAAGTCGACGCTGCTGGCCGCCGAGAAGTTCGGCGGCGGACTGACCGAGGCGGACAAACGCCAACTGTTCGACGAGCACGTCACCTGGTACCGCATGTACGGGATGAGCATGCGCCCCGTACCCAAGAGCTGGGAGGAGTTCCAGGCGTATTGGGACCACATGTGCCGCAACGTGCTGGAGAACAACTGGGCCGCACGCGAGGTGATGGATCTGTCGACCATGCCCAAACATCCGTCGCTGCAATGGGTTCCGGATCGGTTGTGGGCGCTGAACCTGAAAGTGATGCAGCGCTTCCTGACCTTCATGACCGTCGCACTGTATGACCCGCCGGTGCGCGAACTCATGGGGTACACCTGGTCGCCCCGGCAACAGTGGTGGCACGACCGGCTGTGCAGCGTGATCACCCTGGTGTCCAAGTACGGACCCAAGCGCCGGCTGATGCACCCGCGCAAGCGCTCCGCGATGGACCGCGCCACGGGCCGGCTGCCCGCCGACGCGCCGCTGGTGCACACGCCCGCGCGCAACCTGCCGCCGGTCGAATACCGCGACAGCCCGAACTTCTACTGCCCGAACGTCGGCTGA
- a CDS encoding serine/threonine-protein kinase, translating into MQGPELLGGRYELRGVLGRGGMAEVRAGWDVRLGRAVAIKMLYPQLSAQPDSRRRFAVEARAAAGLSHPHVVAVHDVGEHRTTPYIVMERLPGRTLADALDHGPLPVPHVRAVLDQVLSALSAAHGAGVLHRDIKPANILLTEDGSAKVADFGIAKSVDSADTVTGEVIGTVAYLSADRIAGRPATVADDLYAVAVVGYEALSGRRPFPQQNLAELARAVAERRYPPLATLRPDADPVLVAAIEQGLSGGFGSAAEMRAVLAGQAPMRPPTRVLAHPLPDPATTVLPRQRRRRPVLAAIGAFVVVVLVVLAFVVDAASRNVAPRPAGTATSEAPPPPVTTSAPPPTSLVPAPVDEQGPPKGRGNGNGKGNGNGHKPKHGEG; encoded by the coding sequence ATGCAGGGGCCGGAACTTCTCGGCGGCCGATATGAACTGCGGGGGGTGCTGGGCCGCGGCGGTATGGCGGAGGTCCGCGCGGGCTGGGATGTCAGGCTCGGGCGCGCGGTCGCGATCAAAATGCTCTATCCACAGCTGAGCGCGCAGCCGGACAGCCGCAGGCGGTTCGCGGTGGAGGCGCGCGCGGCCGCGGGGCTGAGCCATCCCCACGTCGTCGCGGTACACGATGTCGGCGAGCATCGCACGACGCCGTACATCGTCATGGAGCGGCTGCCGGGACGCACCCTCGCCGATGCCCTCGACCATGGCCCGCTGCCTGTGCCGCACGTGCGTGCGGTGCTGGACCAGGTGCTGTCGGCGTTGTCGGCCGCGCACGGCGCCGGCGTGCTGCACCGGGACATCAAACCGGCGAACATCCTGCTCACCGAGGACGGCTCGGCGAAGGTGGCCGACTTCGGCATCGCCAAGAGTGTCGACTCGGCCGACACTGTGACCGGTGAGGTCATCGGCACCGTGGCCTACCTGTCCGCCGACCGGATCGCGGGCCGGCCGGCCACGGTGGCCGACGATCTGTACGCCGTCGCGGTGGTCGGGTATGAGGCGCTGTCCGGCCGGCGGCCGTTTCCTCAGCAGAACCTCGCCGAGCTGGCCCGCGCCGTGGCGGAGCGGCGGTATCCGCCGTTGGCCACCCTGCGCCCCGACGCCGACCCGGTGCTGGTGGCCGCCATCGAACAAGGATTATCCGGTGGCTTCGGCAGCGCCGCCGAGATGCGGGCGGTACTGGCCGGCCAGGCGCCCATGCGCCCGCCGACGCGGGTGCTGGCACACCCGCTGCCCGATCCGGCGACGACGGTGCTGCCGCGGCAGCGCAGGCGCCGGCCGGTGCTCGCGGCGATCGGCGCGTTCGTCGTCGTGGTGTTGGTGGTGCTGGCCTTCGTCGTCGACGCCGCGTCGCGCAACGTGGCGCCGCGACCGGCCGGCACGGCCACCTCCGAGGCGCCCCCGCCGCCGGTCACCACCTCGGCGCCGCCGCCGACCTCGCTGGTGCCCGCCCCCGTCGACGAGCAGGGGCCACCCAAGGGCCGTGGCAACGGGAACGGCAAGGGAAACGGCAACGGGCACAAGCCCAAACACGGTGAGGGCTGA